TCGTGCAGTCCGCGATGAACAATCTGCGCTCGGGTCGCACCAGCTTCGTCGTGGCCCACCGGCTCTCCACGATCCGCGACGCCGACCTGATCGTGGTCATGGAGGCGGGCCGGATCGTCGAGAAGGGCACCCACGAGGAGCTCATCGCGGCCCAGGGCGCGTACCAGCGGCTGTACGCCGCGCAGTTCGCGTCGTCGCTGGGCTAGACGATGCGTGCGAGGTCGTGCGCCACGATCTCGTCCATCGCACGCTCGGCGACGGCGGCGATCGTCATCGAGGGGTTGCAGGCCGCGGTCGACCCGGGGATGAGGGCGCCGTCCAGGACGTAGAGGCCGGGCAGGTCGTGCACGCGTCCGGCCAGATCGGCCGAGGTGCCCATCGCCACGCCGCCCAGCGGGTGCCAGGTGCTGGGCACGACCGCGTTGGTGTCGGCCAGGCTTCCCATGGGTGCGGCGATGCGCTTCGCGCGGGCCTGGATCGCCTCGAAGAGGCGCGCGTCGCCGTTGCGGGGCCAGGTCAGCTTCGCCTCGTCCGTGAGCCAGTCGTACGCGAACCTCCCGCGGGCGTCACTGATCCCGAATCCGACCATCATGGTGGAACGGGCGTTGATGCCCAGTCCCGGGATGGATGCCTGGATGATCGTGTTGGCGGTCTCGGGAGTCGACCAGTCCTTCGAGCCGTACACGACAGGTCCGCCCTGGACCGCCCCGAAGTCCTCGGCCAGGCTGGTCCACAGATAGATCCGGTCGCCGTTCGTGCCCCAGTTCGTGCCCAGCCCGTCGATCCGGGGCAGGTGCCCGCGACCGACCGAGCGGACGAGCAGCTTCGTCGTGTTGATGCTGCCGGCGGCCATGACGAGGGTCTTGGTGGTGAGGATCTTCCTCTGCAGGATCGTGCCGCGATCGTCGGTGCGATCGACGTGCACCACCCACCGGCCGTCCTTCGCCCGCTCGATGTCGATGACGTTGTGCTGGGTGAGGACCTTCGCGCGACCGGTGTCCTCCGCCTGCTTGATGTAGGTCACGTCGATCGAGTGCTTCCCGCCGTTGTTGACGCCGAGCGCCGAGTCGCCGTTGGTGTACGACGGCCTCATCTCGCCCTTGAGCTCGCGCAGCGCCCACGACCAGTCGATCGGCATGGGGATCTTCTCGAGGTCGTACCCCTCGCGTTGGACGTGCTCGGCGAAGATCCGCGCCGGCTTGTACGTGGGAGAGCGCACCAGCTCGTCGGGCGCCGTCTGCAACCTGAGCATCCGCGCGACCCGCGGGTAGTGCACGGCCGCCATCCGGGCGTAGTCGAGCTCCTCGGGCAGGCAGTGGTTGAAGAGCTCCTCGTTCGGCTGGAGCGTCATCCCCTGGTAGACCAGCGAGCCGCCCCCGACGCCGGCCGCGCACATCGCCGTCATGTTCCTGCCGGTGACGGCCTCGAGCAGGCCCACGTACGGCGCCACGAAGAGCGGCTTGCCCAGCACCTGGTTCGCCGAGCCGTACCAGAGGGCTCGCTCGTCGAGGGAAGAGAGCGTGGGGAACGTGGTGGCATTCGGTCCCGTCGGCCAGCGGCGGCCGCGCTCGAGCACGAGGACGGGAACCCCGGCCTGCGCGAATCGCAGGGCGGCGACGCCGCCGCCGAAGCCGGATCCGACGATGACGACCGGGTGCTCCTCACGCGCGACCGGCACGCGAGCGGCCGCGGCGGGCTTGGTCGTCCCGCCGATCGTGGCGGCAGCGCCCAGGACGGCGCCTGCCGCCAGTACGTCGCGGCGAGTGAGGGACGTGGGTGAAGTCGGGGTCACGCTCGAAAACTAGACAGTTGTAACTCTAAGTGTCAAGAAGAGTTACGGTCTGTCCCAGCCACCGGTCCACCAGGTCCCGCAGTCCCTCGTCGGTCGCGATGAGGTCGGAGTCGAAGAGCAGCAGCGACAGGGCGAACCGCACCAACATCTCGGTGATCTCGTCGAGGTGCCGGGCGAGACCTGGTGAGCGCTCGAGGATCGGGGTGAGCGCCAGGCGCGCGGCAGGGACCGCACGCTGCATCATGTCGGCCTCGAACACCGGGTTGTGGGGATCGGGTCGCAGCAGGGCCGCCAGCACCGGGCGATCGCGCAGGACGGCGCGCGCCGCGACGACCAGCTCGACGACGAACGCCCGTGCGGTGGGCGCGGCATCCGTTCGTTCGCGCACGGCCTCGTACGCCTCGAAGACGGTCGTCGTCATCGTCTCGGAGACCAGATCGGTCAGTGTGCCGAAGTTGGAGTACACGGTCTGACGCGTGACTCCGGCCTCGCGAGCGACCGAGGCGACCGTGACAGCGGCGAACCCGTCGTCCTCGATGAGGCGCACGGTCGCCGCCATGATGCGGGCACGGGAACGCATGGCGTCCATCATGACGCACGCCCCGATAGGCTGTGCGGGTGTCCACACAGCCCGTCCTCGCCGTCATCGGCCGTCCCAATGTCGGTAAGTCGACTCTGGTCAACCGCATCATCGGACGGCGAGAGGCCGTCGTGGAGGACGTCCCCGGCGTGACCCGCGACCGCGTCCCGTACGACGCGATCTGGAACGGGCGCGCGTTCACCGTCGTCGACACCGGCGGCTGGGACCCTGACGCCAAGGGCATGGCCGAGCGCATCGCCGCGCAGGCCGAGGTGGCCATCGCCGTCGCCGACGCCATCTTGTTCGTCGTGGACGCCACCATCGGCGCCACCGACATCGACGACCGCGTCGTGAAGCTGCTGCGCGCCTCGGGCAAGCCCGTGGTGCTGGCCGCGAACAAGGTCGACGACCAGAAGGGCGAGCTCGAGGCCGCCAGCCTGTGGAACCTCGGGCTCGGCGAGCCCTACCCGGTCTCGGCGCTCCACGGTCGTGGCAGCGGCGACATGCTCGACGCGATCCTCGAGGCGCTGCCCGAGGCTCCGGAGGAGGACTTCGACGCACCCCGCGGCCCGCGCCGCGTGGCCATCGTCGGCAAGCCCAACGTCGGCAAGTCCAGCCTGCTGAACAAGTTCGCCGGCGAGGACCGCGTCGTGGTCGACAACGTCTCTGGCACCACGGTCGACCCGGTCGACGAGCTGGTCGAGCTCGGCGGTCGCGTCTGGACCTTCATCGACACCGCCGGCATCCGCAAGCGCGTGAAGACGGCCACGGGCCACGAGTACTACGCCAGCCTGCGCACGTCGGCCGCGATCGAGCGCGCCGAAGTGGCCGTCATGGTGATCGACGCGAGCGAGTCGATCTCCGAGCAGGACCTGCGCATCATCAACACGATCGAGGAGACCGGCCGCGCCGTCGTGCTGGCCTTCAACAAGTGGGACCTCGTCGACGACGAGCGCCGGTTCTACCTGGAGCGCGAGATCGAGCGCGACCTGGTGCAGATCCCGTGGGCGCCGCGCATCAACGTGGCGGCCCGCACCGGCTGGCACATCGACCGCCTCGTGCGCGCGCTCGACGCCGCCCTCGAGGGCTGGGAGACCCGCGTGTCCACTGGCGCGCTGAACTCGTTCCTCGGCCGTCTCGTCGCCGAGCACCCTCACCCCGTGCGCGGCGGCAAGCAGGCGAAGATCCTCTTCGGCACCCAGGCGTCCACGGCGCCGCCCACCTTCGTGCTCTTCACGTCGGGCAAGCTCGAGGCCGGCTACCTGCGCTTCATCGAGCGCCGCCTGCGCGAGGAGTTCGGCTTCGTGGGCAGCCCGATCCACCTGCAGCAGCGTCCGCGCAAGAAGCGCGAGCGCCGCTGATGCGCTCGCCCGTCCCCGACTACCTCGACGAGGTTCTGCAGGCCTGCGGCGGCATCGAGGGCGAGCCGGCCGACTACATTCCCGAGCTGGCGAAGGTCGATCCCGCGCTGTCGGCGATCGCCCTCAGCACGGTGGACGACGCGCACCACAGTGCGGGCGACGCCGAGCACCGCTTCACCATCCAGTCGATGTCGAAGCCGTTCGCCTACGCCGTGGCGATCGAGCACCTCGGCTGGGATGCGGTGCACGCGAAGATCGACGTCGAGCCGTCGGGCGAGGCGTTCAACGAGATCTCGGTGGACTCCGAGACCGGCCGCCCCCACAACGCGATGATCAACGCGGGCGCGATCGCGACCGCGGGCCTCGTGGGCTCCTTCGAGCGCTTCGCGGATTTCGCGTCCCGGCTGGCCGGCCGCGAGCTCGAGGTCGACGAGGCGGTCTTCGAGTCGGAGATGGGCTCGACCCACCGCAACCTCGCCCTGGCCCACCTCATGGCGGCCTACGGCATCGTCGAGGACCCGGTGGACGCCGTCGAGCGGTACGTGCGGCAGTGCTCGCTGGCAGTGGACGTCCGCGACCTCTCGCGGATGGCGGCGACCCTGGCGAACGGCGGCGTGCAGCCCGAGTCGGGGGAGCGGATCATGGCGGAGCGCACCACCCGCCAGGTCCTGAGCGTGATGGCCACGTGCGGCATGTACGACGCGGCGGGGGACTGGCTCAGCACCGTGGGCATCCCGGCCAAGAGCGGTGTCTCGGGCGGCATCATCGGCGTGCTGCCCGGACAGGTGGGCGTCGCGGTGTTCTCGCCCGGCCTGGATGCGCACGGGAACAGCGCGCGCGGCGTCGAGATGATGCGCCGGCTGTCCGACGACATGGGCATGCACCTGATGAACCCCGGACGCCCGTCGCGTTCGGCGCTGGCCGACGTGCGGGTCGAGGACGGGACCACGGTCTACGTCCTGGGCGGCGACCTGCTGTTCGCGAGCGCCGAGTCGCTGATCCGCCACCTGGTGGAGCACCCGCCGGAGACCTCGCAGGTCGTCTTCGACATCAGCCGGGTCGACGAGGTCACCGACGTGGGGCGCCGGATGGCCGCGGAGGCCAGGCGCCGCCTGGAGCTCGACGGGCTCGACGTCACCGTGATCGACTTCGAGGGATCCGACCGCCTGGCCCAGCAGCACTCCAGCTAGGCCGCGGGCCACAGGTCGAGCTCGACCACCACGGGCGAGGGCAGGCGCCATCGCTCGCGGTGCTCGACCGCGGGGGCGATGAACTTCTCGGGCAGCCTGTCGTGGGACTTCATGTTGTGGTGCTTGCGGCAGAGACACCGCAGGTTCCCCGCGCTGGTGGTTCCCCCGCGGTCGTGGGCCAGCGCGTGGTCGAGATCGGTCTCGGCCGCTGGCGCTCGGCACCCGGCCACGCGACAGGTGCCGTCGCGCCAGTGCAACGCCGCTCTCAGCGCATCCGGTGGCTGGTAGCCCAGGCTGGTGGTGTCGAGCACTCGACCCACCGGATCGAGGACGAGCCGGCGGAACAGCGTGGTCTCGGACTCGGCCAGCTCACGGACCCACCGCGCGGGCACGGCGTGCTCGCCGTCGCGGGTGATGCCCGGTCCCTCGGTGAGGCCGATGAGGTCGGCCGCGTCGATGCTGATGGCGATCTCGGCACGGACGTCGGTCTCGGTGCCGGTGCAGGAGGTGAGCCAGTGACCGACGAGGTCGGCCTGACGCTGGTCGCGGGTGCGGCAGTCGATCTCGCCGGTGTCGGGATCGACCTTCGGGAGCTGCTTCGCCGCCCGGCGGAGGCGGTGTCCGACCGCGATGGCGACGTGGGTGGGCAGGAGGGCGTTCAGCCAGGACGTTCCGTCGCCGTTGTGGCTGATGTCGACTCGACGGGTCTCCACCGCGCGGTCGGCCTCGGCCTCGACCTCCTCGGGCTCGAGGCGTGCCCGCATCCTGTTCAGCCAGGCGCGCAGCTCGCCGACGGTGTGTGAGCTTGCGAAGGGCACGACGCTGGCGTCGAGTGCCTCGACCGAGGGCGTGTGGGCGAGCTTGTCGATCGTGTCGGCGATCAGCGTGGCGCGGGCGGCGTCGATGGAGCCGTCGCCGAAGGCGATCCACGTGCGGGGCGCGCGATCACGCAGGATCCCGGCGTCGTTCACGATGCCCCACACGCGGTGCTCCGTGGCGTGGAGGGCGTGGGCGATCTGGAGGGTGACCCCGCGCCGGCCGAGCTCCCTGCCAATCTCGGGGGCGTCCTCCGCGTCGACCTCGGCGCAACCGGACTCGTGGGCCGTGAGGATCAGCGACCAGGAGGCGAACTCGCCCCGTGCCTGCGCACGCGCCGCGCTCTGCAGCAGCAGCTCCTGGGGTCGTTCCATGTGCTCAATCTAGAGACGACCTCTGACAGTTCTGTTGGGCCCGGGATCCAGTGCCTCCCGTCAGATTCCGAGGTCCTGCTGCACCTTCCGCAGCGCCTCGGCCGATGCCTGCAGCTGCCGCTCCTCGTGCGCCGACATCCGCACGTCGAGCACCCGCGCGACGCCCTTCGCGTTCACGATGCTCGGCAGGGAGAGAGCCACGCCGTCGATCCCGTGGTGGCCCCGGTGGACGATGCTGACGGGCAGGACGGCGTTCTCGTCGCTCAGCACCGCCTCGATGATTCGGGTGGCCGAGACGCCGATCGCGTAGTTGGTGGCGCCCTTGCCCTCGATCACGGCATAGGCGGCATTGCGGACGCGGTCGGTGATGTCGTCGAGCTCGTGGTGGGAGAACGGGCGGGAGTCCTCCGCGGTGGCGGACGGCACCCAGTCAAGGATCGGCACCGGCCCGATGCGGGCCTGGGACCACAGCGCGAACTCCGTGTCGCCGTGCTCGCCCACGATGTCGGCGTGCACGCTGTGCGGCGCCACCCCGGCGCGACCGGCGAGCAGCTGGCGCAGCCGTGACGTGTCGAGCACGGTGCCCGACGCCATCACCCGCTCGTCCGGCAGCCCGGTGATCTGTTGGGCCGCCACGGTGAGCACGTCGCACGGGTTGGTCACGAGCATGTAGACGGCGTTGGGGGCCTGCTGCATCAGGACCGGCAGCATCTGCTCGAGGATCCTGACGTTCGTGCCCGCCAGGTCGATGCGCGTTTGGCCGGGATCCTGCTTCGCACCCGCGGTGATCACCACCAGATGGGCCCCGGCGACGACCGACGGGTCGGCCCCGCCGATGATCTGACTGCTGCCGGTGAACAGGGCGCCGTGCTGGAGATCCAGCACCTCTGCCTCGACCTTCGGCCGGTTCACGTCGTACAGCGCGATGGTGCGCGCGGAGCGCCGGATCAGGCAGGCGTAGGCGATCGCCGTGCCGACGCTGCCCGCGCCCACGATGGCGACCTTGGAGTTCTCGATGACGGCCATGGCCCCATTGTGGGGTGCCCCCGGCCCGATGACGACCTCGGCGAGACCTGCGCTAGACTCTTGCAGGTTGTCACGGGCTGTAGCGCAGCTTGGTAGCGCACCTGACTGGGGGTCAGGGGGTCGCAGGTTCAAATCCTGTCAGCCCGACCGTGAGGTACCGGGAATTCCAGCGGAGTTCCCGGTACCGGAAGAGACGACAGACGGCCAAGTGTCCAGTTGGTGTCCACAGCGGATGGCAGGACCGCCCTCCCTGCTGCTTGCGGCGACAAGCTCGCCGCCACCCCGATCACACGCGCTCTCCTCGACACGGGCGAGAGTCCTGTCATACGCGGTGCAGCAGATTACCTAGGCGACACCCGATCGCTCGCACTCATCGACATACGCGGCCGTGAGAGCGTCGAGCACGCTGCCGACGCCGTCGGCGCGTGGTATCCCCAGGTGCAGTTCACGGAGTTCATCCATGAACGCCTCCCAGAGCTCTGGACCGCCGGTCTCGAGCAACTCTGCTCGGATCGCGAGCTCGGGGGAGACCGGAAGATGACGCCGCCCCCAGGAGCCGAGGTGGGCGAACACCGGCACGAGTTGGATTGACGGTTCCGTCAGGCTGTAGATCACCTTCTGCTTGTGGGAGGGATCCGCGACCCGGGAGAGCATCCCCAGGTCGACGAGTCGAGCGAGCCTGTTCGCGAGGATGTTGCTGGCGATGTGCTCGTCGGAGTTCGCGAGCAGCTCCCCGTAGTGCCGGCGGTTTCCGAACGTGATGTCGCGCAGGACGAGCAACGTCCACCTGTCGCCGAACACCTCGAGAGAGAGATTGATCGGGCATCCGGATCGGTTCGTGTCCACGTTGCGTCCCTTCTCATGAAACCACTTGCAATCTACCATCGGTTCTGATTACGCTCGATCCAATTGCAGAACACCAGTGGTTTGGACTGGCGTCGCGTGCCGGTCGCCGCAGGGATGGTGGGCAGCGTCTCGGCTCGCGCATCCCGGTTCGTCACGCACATCGACTACCGGATCGGATGAGTCATGGCCAAAGTGGCGTGGGGATTCACCTGCTCGATCGACGGCTTCATCGCCGGCCCCGATCACGACATGAGCTGGCTGTCGGCCTCAGAGCCGATGGCTGAGGGCATGACGGCGAGCATGGCGGGAAAGGTGGGTGTGATCATCTCCGGCAGAGCCGGCTACGACGCCGCTCAGGCCCAGAGGGACGAACGCGACGAGATGACCTCCGAGGCGTACGGCGGCGCGTGGTCGGGAACCGAGTTCATCCTCACGCACCGACCGGAGGAGATCGCAGACGATCCGACGATCGTTCCGCTCAACGTCGACGTCGGCGAGGCCATCCGCCGGGCGAAGGAGATCGCCGGCGACGAGGACGTCCAGATCATCAGCGCGGACATCGCCCGCCAGGCACTGGAGCAGGATCTCATCGACGAGCTGCAGGTCTTCGTCGCTCCGGTGTTCCTGGGCGACGGCATCCGGATCTTCGACGTCCCCGGCGGGCGCCGCTACGACTGGGAGCTCGTCGAGACCTACGAGGGTGCCGAGCGGAGCTTCGGACGGACGTATCGACCCAAGCGCGGTTAGCGGGCTCC
This genomic interval from Aeromicrobium choanae contains the following:
- a CDS encoding GMC oxidoreductase; this translates as MTPTSPTSLTRRDVLAAGAVLGAAATIGGTTKPAAAARVPVAREEHPVVIVGSGFGGGVAALRFAQAGVPVLVLERGRRWPTGPNATTFPTLSSLDERALWYGSANQVLGKPLFVAPYVGLLEAVTGRNMTAMCAAGVGGGSLVYQGMTLQPNEELFNHCLPEELDYARMAAVHYPRVARMLRLQTAPDELVRSPTYKPARIFAEHVQREGYDLEKIPMPIDWSWALRELKGEMRPSYTNGDSALGVNNGGKHSIDVTYIKQAEDTGRAKVLTQHNVIDIERAKDGRWVVHVDRTDDRGTILQRKILTTKTLVMAAGSINTTKLLVRSVGRGHLPRIDGLGTNWGTNGDRIYLWTSLAEDFGAVQGGPVVYGSKDWSTPETANTIIQASIPGLGINARSTMMVGFGISDARGRFAYDWLTDEAKLTWPRNGDARLFEAIQARAKRIAAPMGSLADTNAVVPSTWHPLGGVAMGTSADLAGRVHDLPGLYVLDGALIPGSTAACNPSMTIAAVAERAMDEIVAHDLARIV
- a CDS encoding TetR/AcrR family transcriptional regulator, which produces MRSRARIMAATVRLIEDDGFAAVTVASVAREAGVTRQTVYSNFGTLTDLVSETMTTTVFEAYEAVRERTDAAPTARAFVVELVVAARAVLRDRPVLAALLRPDPHNPVFEADMMQRAVPAARLALTPILERSPGLARHLDEITEMLVRFALSLLLFDSDLIATDEGLRDLVDRWLGQTVTLLDT
- the der gene encoding ribosome biogenesis GTPase Der translates to MSTQPVLAVIGRPNVGKSTLVNRIIGRREAVVEDVPGVTRDRVPYDAIWNGRAFTVVDTGGWDPDAKGMAERIAAQAEVAIAVADAILFVVDATIGATDIDDRVVKLLRASGKPVVLAANKVDDQKGELEAASLWNLGLGEPYPVSALHGRGSGDMLDAILEALPEAPEEDFDAPRGPRRVAIVGKPNVGKSSLLNKFAGEDRVVVDNVSGTTVDPVDELVELGGRVWTFIDTAGIRKRVKTATGHEYYASLRTSAAIERAEVAVMVIDASESISEQDLRIINTIEETGRAVVLAFNKWDLVDDERRFYLEREIERDLVQIPWAPRINVAARTGWHIDRLVRALDAALEGWETRVSTGALNSFLGRLVAEHPHPVRGGKQAKILFGTQASTAPPTFVLFTSGKLEAGYLRFIERRLREEFGFVGSPIHLQQRPRKKRERR
- the glsA gene encoding glutaminase A, translating into MRSPVPDYLDEVLQACGGIEGEPADYIPELAKVDPALSAIALSTVDDAHHSAGDAEHRFTIQSMSKPFAYAVAIEHLGWDAVHAKIDVEPSGEAFNEISVDSETGRPHNAMINAGAIATAGLVGSFERFADFASRLAGRELEVDEAVFESEMGSTHRNLALAHLMAAYGIVEDPVDAVERYVRQCSLAVDVRDLSRMAATLANGGVQPESGERIMAERTTRQVLSVMATCGMYDAAGDWLSTVGIPAKSGVSGGIIGVLPGQVGVAVFSPGLDAHGNSARGVEMMRRLSDDMGMHLMNPGRPSRSALADVRVEDGTTVYVLGGDLLFASAESLIRHLVEHPPETSQVVFDISRVDEVTDVGRRMAAEARRRLELDGLDVTVIDFEGSDRLAQQHSS
- a CDS encoding HNH endonuclease — protein: MERPQELLLQSAARAQARGEFASWSLILTAHESGCAEVDAEDAPEIGRELGRRGVTLQIAHALHATEHRVWGIVNDAGILRDRAPRTWIAFGDGSIDAARATLIADTIDKLAHTPSVEALDASVVPFASSHTVGELRAWLNRMRARLEPEEVEAEADRAVETRRVDISHNGDGTSWLNALLPTHVAIAVGHRLRRAAKQLPKVDPDTGEIDCRTRDQRQADLVGHWLTSCTGTETDVRAEIAISIDAADLIGLTEGPGITRDGEHAVPARWVRELAESETTLFRRLVLDPVGRVLDTTSLGYQPPDALRAALHWRDGTCRVAGCRAPAAETDLDHALAHDRGGTTSAGNLRCLCRKHHNMKSHDRLPEKFIAPAVEHRERWRLPSPVVVELDLWPAA
- a CDS encoding L-lactate dehydrogenase, with protein sequence MAVIENSKVAIVGAGSVGTAIAYACLIRRSARTIALYDVNRPKVEAEVLDLQHGALFTGSSQIIGGADPSVVAGAHLVVITAGAKQDPGQTRIDLAGTNVRILEQMLPVLMQQAPNAVYMLVTNPCDVLTVAAQQITGLPDERVMASGTVLDTSRLRQLLAGRAGVAPHSVHADIVGEHGDTEFALWSQARIGPVPILDWVPSATAEDSRPFSHHELDDITDRVRNAAYAVIEGKGATNYAIGVSATRIIEAVLSDENAVLPVSIVHRGHHGIDGVALSLPSIVNAKGVARVLDVRMSAHEERQLQASAEALRKVQQDLGI
- a CDS encoding winged helix-turn-helix transcriptional regulator, which translates into the protein MDTNRSGCPINLSLEVFGDRWTLLVLRDITFGNRRHYGELLANSDEHIASNILANRLARLVDLGMLSRVADPSHKQKVIYSLTEPSIQLVPVFAHLGSWGRRHLPVSPELAIRAELLETGGPELWEAFMDELRELHLGIPRADGVGSVLDALTAAYVDECERSGVA
- a CDS encoding dihydrofolate reductase family protein, whose product is MAKVAWGFTCSIDGFIAGPDHDMSWLSASEPMAEGMTASMAGKVGVIISGRAGYDAAQAQRDERDEMTSEAYGGAWSGTEFILTHRPEEIADDPTIVPLNVDVGEAIRRAKEIAGDEDVQIISADIARQALEQDLIDELQVFVAPVFLGDGIRIFDVPGGRRYDWELVETYEGAERSFGRTYRPKRG